The following are from one region of the Siniperca chuatsi isolate FFG_IHB_CAS linkage group LG21, ASM2008510v1, whole genome shotgun sequence genome:
- the LOC122869211 gene encoding septin-9-like isoform X1 — MLVLFFSLPSSFLHGLLIWDLFESGTAPQEDFSLLGKGNPAPSLSHYTHPHIHNLLPKMSDSTVNAHLEGIISDFEALKRSFEVEETDSSTHPSPLSRRTSNPLRSSTSSTSSQRSYDISSRNSDYSSSRSSPSESSNPRSPKTGMRRIELSGGRNPDTTSSRRTEISIEVSSKQIDNSPSAGIARFGLKRPEVSLSSRSTPLDSSSNTISSSTNRRAELSMTRPHEPPAPPKRMDAQLSSPPVSRIPEPPQRRAEPPSPILSPVEGASRRPEMPVFRQADGLVPGSAVENNNHPPPAPSAPLPSLAEPRVERVQSPVTEPPTARPTDRPEVIPSYSSSAMSEAVVPDAMVSPAVGGLYGEKAGGPVVDFSYVGIDAILEQMRRKAMKQGFELNIMVVGQSGLGKSTLMNTLFKSKVSRKSALAMAQEKIPKTIEIKSISHDIEEKGVRMKLTVIDTPGFGDQINNENCWQPIMKFINDQYEAYLQEEININRKKRIPDSRVHCCIYFIPPTGHCLRPLDVEFMRRLSKVVNIVPVIAKADTLTLEERDFFKKKIREELRANGIDVYPQKEFDEDAEDRMINEKIREMIPFAVVGSDQEYQVNGRRLLGRKTKWGTIEVENIAHCEFAYLRDLLIRTHMQNIKDITSSIHYEMYRVRRLNENNTVVAHANGIPEHHLAAHEM; from the exons AtgcttgtgttgtttttttccctcccctcctctttcttGCACGGGCTCCTAATTTGGGATTTGTTTGAAAGCGGGACTGCGCCCCAGGAAGACTTTTCCTTGCTAGGGAAAGGGAaccctgctccctctctctcgcaTTATACACACCCGCACATACACAACTTGCTCCCCAAAATGTCTGATTCCACTGTCAACGCTCACTTGGAAGGGATCATATCAGACTTTGAAG CGCTGAAACGGTCATTTGAGGTGGAGGAGACAGATTCATCCACACACCCTTCTCCCCTGTCTCGTCGGACCAGTAACCCCCTCCGCTCATCCACCTCGTCCACATCCAGCCAGCGGAGCTACGACATAAGCTCCCGCAACTCTGACTACTCCTCTTCCAGATCTTCCCCCTCCGAGTCTTCCAATCCACGTTCCCCAAAGACCGGCATGAGGCGGATTGAGTTATCAGGGGGTCGTAACCCTGACACAACCTCTTCCCGCCGCACAGAAATCTCCATTGAGGTCTCCTCTAAGCAGATTGATAACTCACCCAGTGCTGGCATTGCCCGCTTTGGTCTCAAACGGCCTGAGGTTAGCCTAAGCAGTCGGAGTACTCCCCTGGACAGCTCCTCCAACACCATCTCCAGCTCCACAAACAGGCGGGCAGAGCTCAGCATGACACGGCCCCATGAGCCCCCCGCCCCTCCCAAGAGGATGGACGCCCAGCTGTCCTCACCCCCAGTCTCAAGGATCCCCGAGCCCCCTCAGAGAAGAGCAGAGCCCCCGTCTCCAATCCTCAGCCCAGTTGAGGGGGCCTCCAGGAGGCCAGAGATGCCTGTCTTCAGACAGGCGGATGGTTTGGTGCCAGGCAGTGCAGTGGAGAACAACAACCACCCACCTCCTGCACCTAGTGCTCCCCTGCCTTCCCTGGCAGAGCCAAGGGTGGAGAGGGTGCAGTCACCTGTCACAGAGCCACCCACAGCCCGACCAACAGACA GGCCAGAGGTGATTCccagctacagcagcagtgcCATGTCTGAGGCGGTGGTGCCGGATGCTATGGTGTCCCCAGCAGTGGGTGGCCTGTACGGGGAGAAGGCCGGTGGCCCCGTGGTAGACTTCAGTTACGTGGGCATTGATGCCATTCTGGAGCAAATGAGGAGGAAAGCCATGAAGCAGGGTTTTGAGCTCAACATTATGGTTGTGG GACAGAGTGGCCTGGGAAAGTCTACTCTGATGAACACGCTGTTCAAGTCTAAAGTCAGCCGTAAGTCAGCACTGGCTATGGCCCAGGAGAAGATCCCCAAAACAATCGAAATAAAGTCCATCAGTCATG ACATCGAGGAGAAGGGAGTGAGAATGAAGCTGACAGTCATTGACACACCAGGCTTTGGAGACCAGATCAACAACGAAAACTG CTGGCAGCCCATCATGAAGTTCATTAATGACCAGTACGAGGCGTACCTGCAGGAGGAGATCAACATCAACAGGAAGAAAAGGATTCCAGACTCCAGAGTCCACTGCTGCATATACTTCATCCCCCCAACTGGACACTG TCTGCGGCCTCTTGATGTAGAATTCATGAGACGTCTCAGTAAGGTGGTCAACATTGTCCCAGTCATTGCCAAGGCAGACACACTCACCCTGGAGGAGAGGGACTTCTTCAAAAAAAAG ATCAGGGAAGAGCTGCGAGCCAACGGGATTGACGTGTACCCTCAGAAAGAATTTGACGAGGATGCCGAGGACAGAATGATCAATGAGAAGATCAGG GAGATGATCCCATTTGCTGTGGTGGGCAGCGACCAGGAGTACCAGGTCAATGGCAGGAGGCTGCTGGGGAGGAAGACCAAGTGGGGAACCATTGAAG TTGAGAACATAGCCCACTGTGAGTTTGCCTATTTACGGGATCTCCTCATCAG GACCCATATGCAGAACATTAAGGACATCACCAGCAGCATCCACTATGAAATGTATCGAGTGAGGCGCCTCAATGAGAATAACACAGTGGTGGCTCATGCCAACGGTATCCCAGAACATCATCTTGCTGCCCACGAGATGTAG
- the LOC122869211 gene encoding neuronal-specific septin-3-like isoform X4, whose protein sequence is MRSIRALAGRGQFDSRHVNRCARCPALKRSFEVEETDSSTHPSPLSRRTSNPLRSSTSSTSSQRSYDISSRNSDYSSSRSSPSESSNPRSPKTGMRRIELSGGRNPDTTSSRRTEISIEVSSKQIDNSPSAGIARFGLKRPEVSLSSRSTPLDSSSNTISSSTNRRAELSMTRPHEPPAPPKRMDAQLSSPPVSRIPEPPQRRAEPPSPILSPVEGASRRPEMPVFRQADGLVPGSAVENNNHPPPAPSAPLPSLAEPRVERVQSPVTEPPTARPTDRPEVIPSYSSSAMSEAVVPDAMVSPAVGGLYGEKAGGPVVDFSYVGIDAILEQMRRKAMKQGFELNIMVVGQSGLGKSTLMNTLFKSKVSRKSALAMAQEKIPKTIEIKSISHDIEEKGVRMKLTVIDTPGFGDQINNENCWQPIMKFINDQYEAYLQEEININRKKRIPDSRVHCCIYFIPPTGHCLRPLDVEFMRRLSKVVNIVPVIAKADTLTLEERDFFKKKIREELRANGIDVYPQKEFDEDAEDRMINEKIREMIPFAVVGSDQEYQVNGRRLLGRKTKWGTIEVENIAHCEFAYLRDLLIRTHMQNIKDITSSIHYEMYRVRRLNENNTVVAHANGIPEHHLAAHEM, encoded by the exons ATGCGATCAATTAGAGCGCTCGCGGGGCGTGGTCAGTTCGACAGTCGTCATGTCAACAGGTGTGCGAGATGTCCGG CGCTGAAACGGTCATTTGAGGTGGAGGAGACAGATTCATCCACACACCCTTCTCCCCTGTCTCGTCGGACCAGTAACCCCCTCCGCTCATCCACCTCGTCCACATCCAGCCAGCGGAGCTACGACATAAGCTCCCGCAACTCTGACTACTCCTCTTCCAGATCTTCCCCCTCCGAGTCTTCCAATCCACGTTCCCCAAAGACCGGCATGAGGCGGATTGAGTTATCAGGGGGTCGTAACCCTGACACAACCTCTTCCCGCCGCACAGAAATCTCCATTGAGGTCTCCTCTAAGCAGATTGATAACTCACCCAGTGCTGGCATTGCCCGCTTTGGTCTCAAACGGCCTGAGGTTAGCCTAAGCAGTCGGAGTACTCCCCTGGACAGCTCCTCCAACACCATCTCCAGCTCCACAAACAGGCGGGCAGAGCTCAGCATGACACGGCCCCATGAGCCCCCCGCCCCTCCCAAGAGGATGGACGCCCAGCTGTCCTCACCCCCAGTCTCAAGGATCCCCGAGCCCCCTCAGAGAAGAGCAGAGCCCCCGTCTCCAATCCTCAGCCCAGTTGAGGGGGCCTCCAGGAGGCCAGAGATGCCTGTCTTCAGACAGGCGGATGGTTTGGTGCCAGGCAGTGCAGTGGAGAACAACAACCACCCACCTCCTGCACCTAGTGCTCCCCTGCCTTCCCTGGCAGAGCCAAGGGTGGAGAGGGTGCAGTCACCTGTCACAGAGCCACCCACAGCCCGACCAACAGACA GGCCAGAGGTGATTCccagctacagcagcagtgcCATGTCTGAGGCGGTGGTGCCGGATGCTATGGTGTCCCCAGCAGTGGGTGGCCTGTACGGGGAGAAGGCCGGTGGCCCCGTGGTAGACTTCAGTTACGTGGGCATTGATGCCATTCTGGAGCAAATGAGGAGGAAAGCCATGAAGCAGGGTTTTGAGCTCAACATTATGGTTGTGG GACAGAGTGGCCTGGGAAAGTCTACTCTGATGAACACGCTGTTCAAGTCTAAAGTCAGCCGTAAGTCAGCACTGGCTATGGCCCAGGAGAAGATCCCCAAAACAATCGAAATAAAGTCCATCAGTCATG ACATCGAGGAGAAGGGAGTGAGAATGAAGCTGACAGTCATTGACACACCAGGCTTTGGAGACCAGATCAACAACGAAAACTG CTGGCAGCCCATCATGAAGTTCATTAATGACCAGTACGAGGCGTACCTGCAGGAGGAGATCAACATCAACAGGAAGAAAAGGATTCCAGACTCCAGAGTCCACTGCTGCATATACTTCATCCCCCCAACTGGACACTG TCTGCGGCCTCTTGATGTAGAATTCATGAGACGTCTCAGTAAGGTGGTCAACATTGTCCCAGTCATTGCCAAGGCAGACACACTCACCCTGGAGGAGAGGGACTTCTTCAAAAAAAAG ATCAGGGAAGAGCTGCGAGCCAACGGGATTGACGTGTACCCTCAGAAAGAATTTGACGAGGATGCCGAGGACAGAATGATCAATGAGAAGATCAGG GAGATGATCCCATTTGCTGTGGTGGGCAGCGACCAGGAGTACCAGGTCAATGGCAGGAGGCTGCTGGGGAGGAAGACCAAGTGGGGAACCATTGAAG TTGAGAACATAGCCCACTGTGAGTTTGCCTATTTACGGGATCTCCTCATCAG GACCCATATGCAGAACATTAAGGACATCACCAGCAGCATCCACTATGAAATGTATCGAGTGAGGCGCCTCAATGAGAATAACACAGTGGTGGCTCATGCCAACGGTATCCCAGAACATCATCTTGCTGCCCACGAGATGTAG
- the LOC122869211 gene encoding neuronal-specific septin-3-like isoform X8 — MSTALKRSFEVEETDSSTHPSPLSRRTSNPLRSSTSSTSSQRSYDISSRNSDYSSSRSSPSESSNPRSPKTGMRRIELSGGRNPDTTSSRRTEISIEVSSKQIDNSPSAGIARFGLKRPEVSLSSRSTPLDSSSNTISSSTNRRAELSMTRPHEPPAPPKRMDAQLSSPPVSRIPEPPQRRAEPPSPILSPVEGASRRPEMPVFRQADGLVPGSAVENNNHPPPAPSAPLPSLAEPRVERVQSPVTEPPTARPTDRPEVIPSYSSSAMSEAVVPDAMVSPAVGGLYGEKAGGPVVDFSYVGIDAILEQMRRKAMKQGFELNIMVVGQSGLGKSTLMNTLFKSKVSRKSALAMAQEKIPKTIEIKSISHDIEEKGVRMKLTVIDTPGFGDQINNENCWQPIMKFINDQYEAYLQEEININRKKRIPDSRVHCCIYFIPPTGHCLRPLDVEFMRRLSKVVNIVPVIAKADTLTLEERDFFKKKIREELRANGIDVYPQKEFDEDAEDRMINEKIREMIPFAVVGSDQEYQVNGRRLLGRKTKWGTIEVENIAHCEFAYLRDLLIRTHMQNIKDITSSIHYEMYRVRRLNENNTVVAHANGIPEHHLAAHEM, encoded by the exons ATGTCAACAG CGCTGAAACGGTCATTTGAGGTGGAGGAGACAGATTCATCCACACACCCTTCTCCCCTGTCTCGTCGGACCAGTAACCCCCTCCGCTCATCCACCTCGTCCACATCCAGCCAGCGGAGCTACGACATAAGCTCCCGCAACTCTGACTACTCCTCTTCCAGATCTTCCCCCTCCGAGTCTTCCAATCCACGTTCCCCAAAGACCGGCATGAGGCGGATTGAGTTATCAGGGGGTCGTAACCCTGACACAACCTCTTCCCGCCGCACAGAAATCTCCATTGAGGTCTCCTCTAAGCAGATTGATAACTCACCCAGTGCTGGCATTGCCCGCTTTGGTCTCAAACGGCCTGAGGTTAGCCTAAGCAGTCGGAGTACTCCCCTGGACAGCTCCTCCAACACCATCTCCAGCTCCACAAACAGGCGGGCAGAGCTCAGCATGACACGGCCCCATGAGCCCCCCGCCCCTCCCAAGAGGATGGACGCCCAGCTGTCCTCACCCCCAGTCTCAAGGATCCCCGAGCCCCCTCAGAGAAGAGCAGAGCCCCCGTCTCCAATCCTCAGCCCAGTTGAGGGGGCCTCCAGGAGGCCAGAGATGCCTGTCTTCAGACAGGCGGATGGTTTGGTGCCAGGCAGTGCAGTGGAGAACAACAACCACCCACCTCCTGCACCTAGTGCTCCCCTGCCTTCCCTGGCAGAGCCAAGGGTGGAGAGGGTGCAGTCACCTGTCACAGAGCCACCCACAGCCCGACCAACAGACA GGCCAGAGGTGATTCccagctacagcagcagtgcCATGTCTGAGGCGGTGGTGCCGGATGCTATGGTGTCCCCAGCAGTGGGTGGCCTGTACGGGGAGAAGGCCGGTGGCCCCGTGGTAGACTTCAGTTACGTGGGCATTGATGCCATTCTGGAGCAAATGAGGAGGAAAGCCATGAAGCAGGGTTTTGAGCTCAACATTATGGTTGTGG GACAGAGTGGCCTGGGAAAGTCTACTCTGATGAACACGCTGTTCAAGTCTAAAGTCAGCCGTAAGTCAGCACTGGCTATGGCCCAGGAGAAGATCCCCAAAACAATCGAAATAAAGTCCATCAGTCATG ACATCGAGGAGAAGGGAGTGAGAATGAAGCTGACAGTCATTGACACACCAGGCTTTGGAGACCAGATCAACAACGAAAACTG CTGGCAGCCCATCATGAAGTTCATTAATGACCAGTACGAGGCGTACCTGCAGGAGGAGATCAACATCAACAGGAAGAAAAGGATTCCAGACTCCAGAGTCCACTGCTGCATATACTTCATCCCCCCAACTGGACACTG TCTGCGGCCTCTTGATGTAGAATTCATGAGACGTCTCAGTAAGGTGGTCAACATTGTCCCAGTCATTGCCAAGGCAGACACACTCACCCTGGAGGAGAGGGACTTCTTCAAAAAAAAG ATCAGGGAAGAGCTGCGAGCCAACGGGATTGACGTGTACCCTCAGAAAGAATTTGACGAGGATGCCGAGGACAGAATGATCAATGAGAAGATCAGG GAGATGATCCCATTTGCTGTGGTGGGCAGCGACCAGGAGTACCAGGTCAATGGCAGGAGGCTGCTGGGGAGGAAGACCAAGTGGGGAACCATTGAAG TTGAGAACATAGCCCACTGTGAGTTTGCCTATTTACGGGATCTCCTCATCAG GACCCATATGCAGAACATTAAGGACATCACCAGCAGCATCCACTATGAAATGTATCGAGTGAGGCGCCTCAATGAGAATAACACAGTGGTGGCTCATGCCAACGGTATCCCAGAACATCATCTTGCTGCCCACGAGATGTAG
- the LOC122869211 gene encoding neuronal-specific septin-3-like isoform X5 has translation MLSRYVKRVKSALKRSFEVEETDSSTHPSPLSRRTSNPLRSSTSSTSSQRSYDISSRNSDYSSSRSSPSESSNPRSPKTGMRRIELSGGRNPDTTSSRRTEISIEVSSKQIDNSPSAGIARFGLKRPEVSLSSRSTPLDSSSNTISSSTNRRAELSMTRPHEPPAPPKRMDAQLSSPPVSRIPEPPQRRAEPPSPILSPVEGASRRPEMPVFRQADGLVPGSAVENNNHPPPAPSAPLPSLAEPRVERVQSPVTEPPTARPTDRPEVIPSYSSSAMSEAVVPDAMVSPAVGGLYGEKAGGPVVDFSYVGIDAILEQMRRKAMKQGFELNIMVVGQSGLGKSTLMNTLFKSKVSRKSALAMAQEKIPKTIEIKSISHDIEEKGVRMKLTVIDTPGFGDQINNENCWQPIMKFINDQYEAYLQEEININRKKRIPDSRVHCCIYFIPPTGHCLRPLDVEFMRRLSKVVNIVPVIAKADTLTLEERDFFKKKIREELRANGIDVYPQKEFDEDAEDRMINEKIREMIPFAVVGSDQEYQVNGRRLLGRKTKWGTIEVENIAHCEFAYLRDLLIRTHMQNIKDITSSIHYEMYRVRRLNENNTVVAHANGIPEHHLAAHEM, from the exons ATGCTATCAAGATATGTTAAACGTGTCAAATCCG CGCTGAAACGGTCATTTGAGGTGGAGGAGACAGATTCATCCACACACCCTTCTCCCCTGTCTCGTCGGACCAGTAACCCCCTCCGCTCATCCACCTCGTCCACATCCAGCCAGCGGAGCTACGACATAAGCTCCCGCAACTCTGACTACTCCTCTTCCAGATCTTCCCCCTCCGAGTCTTCCAATCCACGTTCCCCAAAGACCGGCATGAGGCGGATTGAGTTATCAGGGGGTCGTAACCCTGACACAACCTCTTCCCGCCGCACAGAAATCTCCATTGAGGTCTCCTCTAAGCAGATTGATAACTCACCCAGTGCTGGCATTGCCCGCTTTGGTCTCAAACGGCCTGAGGTTAGCCTAAGCAGTCGGAGTACTCCCCTGGACAGCTCCTCCAACACCATCTCCAGCTCCACAAACAGGCGGGCAGAGCTCAGCATGACACGGCCCCATGAGCCCCCCGCCCCTCCCAAGAGGATGGACGCCCAGCTGTCCTCACCCCCAGTCTCAAGGATCCCCGAGCCCCCTCAGAGAAGAGCAGAGCCCCCGTCTCCAATCCTCAGCCCAGTTGAGGGGGCCTCCAGGAGGCCAGAGATGCCTGTCTTCAGACAGGCGGATGGTTTGGTGCCAGGCAGTGCAGTGGAGAACAACAACCACCCACCTCCTGCACCTAGTGCTCCCCTGCCTTCCCTGGCAGAGCCAAGGGTGGAGAGGGTGCAGTCACCTGTCACAGAGCCACCCACAGCCCGACCAACAGACA GGCCAGAGGTGATTCccagctacagcagcagtgcCATGTCTGAGGCGGTGGTGCCGGATGCTATGGTGTCCCCAGCAGTGGGTGGCCTGTACGGGGAGAAGGCCGGTGGCCCCGTGGTAGACTTCAGTTACGTGGGCATTGATGCCATTCTGGAGCAAATGAGGAGGAAAGCCATGAAGCAGGGTTTTGAGCTCAACATTATGGTTGTGG GACAGAGTGGCCTGGGAAAGTCTACTCTGATGAACACGCTGTTCAAGTCTAAAGTCAGCCGTAAGTCAGCACTGGCTATGGCCCAGGAGAAGATCCCCAAAACAATCGAAATAAAGTCCATCAGTCATG ACATCGAGGAGAAGGGAGTGAGAATGAAGCTGACAGTCATTGACACACCAGGCTTTGGAGACCAGATCAACAACGAAAACTG CTGGCAGCCCATCATGAAGTTCATTAATGACCAGTACGAGGCGTACCTGCAGGAGGAGATCAACATCAACAGGAAGAAAAGGATTCCAGACTCCAGAGTCCACTGCTGCATATACTTCATCCCCCCAACTGGACACTG TCTGCGGCCTCTTGATGTAGAATTCATGAGACGTCTCAGTAAGGTGGTCAACATTGTCCCAGTCATTGCCAAGGCAGACACACTCACCCTGGAGGAGAGGGACTTCTTCAAAAAAAAG ATCAGGGAAGAGCTGCGAGCCAACGGGATTGACGTGTACCCTCAGAAAGAATTTGACGAGGATGCCGAGGACAGAATGATCAATGAGAAGATCAGG GAGATGATCCCATTTGCTGTGGTGGGCAGCGACCAGGAGTACCAGGTCAATGGCAGGAGGCTGCTGGGGAGGAAGACCAAGTGGGGAACCATTGAAG TTGAGAACATAGCCCACTGTGAGTTTGCCTATTTACGGGATCTCCTCATCAG GACCCATATGCAGAACATTAAGGACATCACCAGCAGCATCCACTATGAAATGTATCGAGTGAGGCGCCTCAATGAGAATAACACAGTGGTGGCTCATGCCAACGGTATCCCAGAACATCATCTTGCTGCCCACGAGATGTAG
- the LOC122869211 gene encoding neuronal-specific septin-3-like isoform X7: MLSALKRSFEVEETDSSTHPSPLSRRTSNPLRSSTSSTSSQRSYDISSRNSDYSSSRSSPSESSNPRSPKTGMRRIELSGGRNPDTTSSRRTEISIEVSSKQIDNSPSAGIARFGLKRPEVSLSSRSTPLDSSSNTISSSTNRRAELSMTRPHEPPAPPKRMDAQLSSPPVSRIPEPPQRRAEPPSPILSPVEGASRRPEMPVFRQADGLVPGSAVENNNHPPPAPSAPLPSLAEPRVERVQSPVTEPPTARPTDRPEVIPSYSSSAMSEAVVPDAMVSPAVGGLYGEKAGGPVVDFSYVGIDAILEQMRRKAMKQGFELNIMVVGQSGLGKSTLMNTLFKSKVSRKSALAMAQEKIPKTIEIKSISHDIEEKGVRMKLTVIDTPGFGDQINNENCWQPIMKFINDQYEAYLQEEININRKKRIPDSRVHCCIYFIPPTGHCLRPLDVEFMRRLSKVVNIVPVIAKADTLTLEERDFFKKKIREELRANGIDVYPQKEFDEDAEDRMINEKIREMIPFAVVGSDQEYQVNGRRLLGRKTKWGTIEVENIAHCEFAYLRDLLIRTHMQNIKDITSSIHYEMYRVRRLNENNTVVAHANGIPEHHLAAHEM, from the exons ATGTTATCTG CGCTGAAACGGTCATTTGAGGTGGAGGAGACAGATTCATCCACACACCCTTCTCCCCTGTCTCGTCGGACCAGTAACCCCCTCCGCTCATCCACCTCGTCCACATCCAGCCAGCGGAGCTACGACATAAGCTCCCGCAACTCTGACTACTCCTCTTCCAGATCTTCCCCCTCCGAGTCTTCCAATCCACGTTCCCCAAAGACCGGCATGAGGCGGATTGAGTTATCAGGGGGTCGTAACCCTGACACAACCTCTTCCCGCCGCACAGAAATCTCCATTGAGGTCTCCTCTAAGCAGATTGATAACTCACCCAGTGCTGGCATTGCCCGCTTTGGTCTCAAACGGCCTGAGGTTAGCCTAAGCAGTCGGAGTACTCCCCTGGACAGCTCCTCCAACACCATCTCCAGCTCCACAAACAGGCGGGCAGAGCTCAGCATGACACGGCCCCATGAGCCCCCCGCCCCTCCCAAGAGGATGGACGCCCAGCTGTCCTCACCCCCAGTCTCAAGGATCCCCGAGCCCCCTCAGAGAAGAGCAGAGCCCCCGTCTCCAATCCTCAGCCCAGTTGAGGGGGCCTCCAGGAGGCCAGAGATGCCTGTCTTCAGACAGGCGGATGGTTTGGTGCCAGGCAGTGCAGTGGAGAACAACAACCACCCACCTCCTGCACCTAGTGCTCCCCTGCCTTCCCTGGCAGAGCCAAGGGTGGAGAGGGTGCAGTCACCTGTCACAGAGCCACCCACAGCCCGACCAACAGACA GGCCAGAGGTGATTCccagctacagcagcagtgcCATGTCTGAGGCGGTGGTGCCGGATGCTATGGTGTCCCCAGCAGTGGGTGGCCTGTACGGGGAGAAGGCCGGTGGCCCCGTGGTAGACTTCAGTTACGTGGGCATTGATGCCATTCTGGAGCAAATGAGGAGGAAAGCCATGAAGCAGGGTTTTGAGCTCAACATTATGGTTGTGG GACAGAGTGGCCTGGGAAAGTCTACTCTGATGAACACGCTGTTCAAGTCTAAAGTCAGCCGTAAGTCAGCACTGGCTATGGCCCAGGAGAAGATCCCCAAAACAATCGAAATAAAGTCCATCAGTCATG ACATCGAGGAGAAGGGAGTGAGAATGAAGCTGACAGTCATTGACACACCAGGCTTTGGAGACCAGATCAACAACGAAAACTG CTGGCAGCCCATCATGAAGTTCATTAATGACCAGTACGAGGCGTACCTGCAGGAGGAGATCAACATCAACAGGAAGAAAAGGATTCCAGACTCCAGAGTCCACTGCTGCATATACTTCATCCCCCCAACTGGACACTG TCTGCGGCCTCTTGATGTAGAATTCATGAGACGTCTCAGTAAGGTGGTCAACATTGTCCCAGTCATTGCCAAGGCAGACACACTCACCCTGGAGGAGAGGGACTTCTTCAAAAAAAAG ATCAGGGAAGAGCTGCGAGCCAACGGGATTGACGTGTACCCTCAGAAAGAATTTGACGAGGATGCCGAGGACAGAATGATCAATGAGAAGATCAGG GAGATGATCCCATTTGCTGTGGTGGGCAGCGACCAGGAGTACCAGGTCAATGGCAGGAGGCTGCTGGGGAGGAAGACCAAGTGGGGAACCATTGAAG TTGAGAACATAGCCCACTGTGAGTTTGCCTATTTACGGGATCTCCTCATCAG GACCCATATGCAGAACATTAAGGACATCACCAGCAGCATCCACTATGAAATGTATCGAGTGAGGCGCCTCAATGAGAATAACACAGTGGTGGCTCATGCCAACGGTATCCCAGAACATCATCTTGCTGCCCACGAGATGTAG